One segment of Apus apus isolate bApuApu2 chromosome 1, bApuApu2.pri.cur, whole genome shotgun sequence DNA contains the following:
- the TMEM121B gene encoding transmembrane protein 121B, which translates to MHRAASNQRSVSSSSGSFQPLPPPPLPHAADRQPLFPGGSSSGGSRRGSGSSSGSARARRPRSPRSSTEEEEEEEEEEDSISISKPLVPPPAAPLPAAASPLPSTSSSSSSGGGGGGSPGRSMTAAELGFQALSLVLLLGQGALLDLYLIAVTDLYWCSWIATDLVLAAGWGIFFCRNSRARRRERPPPPPGPPPPHPLLLHGPPGGRGAGGRGAGGPPRGGDFAYAHLAWLIYSIAFTPKAALILGTSILELIELRLPLGTTGFRITLALSAPLLYCLLRAIGTEGSGQLLLPPQPPPQHRAAAAFLATCLDLLDSFSLLELVLQPGRPAPLPAPLRYLLIAVYFLCLASPVLWLYELSAARPPGAARLALHLLLPAGLLDAPLLALRCLLLLRYQQPLSLFMLKNLFFLACRGLEALETCCLLSPAAPPPAKYGPAAAAPAAAAPLAHGLSDVDVGPHGYVNALAVTAQG; encoded by the exons ATGCACCGCGCTGCCTCCAACCAGCGCTCGGTCTCCTCCTCCTCGGGCTCCTTCcagccgctgccgccgccgccgctgccgcaCGCCGCCGACCGGCAGCCCCTCTTCCCGGGGGGCTCCAGCAGCGGCGGCAGCCGGCGGGGCTCGGGGTCGAGCTCGGGCTCGGCGCGGGCCCGCCGCCCTCGCAGCCCCCGCAGCAGCaccgaggaggaggaggaggaggaagaagaggaggacaGCATCAGCATCAGCAAGCCCCTAgtgccgccgcccgccgccccgctgcccgccgccgCCTCGCCGCTCccaagcaccagcagcagcagcagcagcggcggcggcggcggcgggagcccGGGCCGCAGCATGACGGCGGCGGAGCT GGGCTTCCAGGCGCtgtccctggtgctgctgctggggcagggcgCGCTGCTGGACCTCTACCTGATCGCCGTCACCGACCTGTACTGGTGCAGCTGGATCGCCACCGACCTGGTTCTGGCGGCCGGATGGGGCATCTTCTTCTGCCGCAACAGCCGGGCTCGCCGCCGGGagcggcccccgccgccccccgggccgccgccgccacACCCGCTGCTGCTGCACGGCCCcccgggcggccgcggggccgggggccgcggggccgggggtccCCCCCGCGGCGGCGACTTCGCCTACGCGCACCTCGCCTGGCTCATCTACTCCATCGCCTTCACGCCCAAGGCGGCGCTGATCCTGGGCACCTCCATCCTGGAGCTGATCGAGCTGCGCCTGCCGCTGGGCACCACCGGCTTCCGCATCACGCTGGCGCTCTCAGCCCCGCTGCTCTACTGCCTGCTGCGGGCCATTGGCACCGAGGGCTCcgggcagctgctcctgccgcCGCAGCCACCGCCACAACaccgcgccgccgccgccttcCTCGCCACATGCCTCGACCTGCTCGACAGCttctccctgctggagctggtgctgcagcccgGCCGGCCGGCCCCGCTTCCCGCCCCGCTGCGCTACCTCCTCATCGCCGTCTACTTCCTCTGCCTGGCCTCGCCGGTGCTGTGGCTCTACGAGCTCagcgccgcccgcccccccggggccgcccgccTCGccctccacctcctgctgcccGCCGGGCTGCTGGACGCCCCGCTCCTGGCGCTccgctgcctcctgctcctgcgCTACCAGCAGCCGCTCTCCCTTTTCATGCTGAAGAACCTCTTCTTCCTGGCCTGCCGCGGCCTGGAGGCGCTGGagacctgctgcctcctcagccccgccgcccccccgcccgccAAGtacggccccgccgccgccgctcccgccgccgccgccccgctgGCCCACGGGCTCTCCGACGTCGACGTGGGCCCCCACGGGTATGTGAACGCTTTGGCGGTCACCGCCCAGGGCTGA